CAAAGCCGACGGCTCCGACCGCGGAGGCGCGCGCCGGAACCCACGATGGCGAAACCAAGGTGACCGCGCCGATGCAGGGCACCATCGTGAAGACGGTCGTGAAGGACGGCGACCAAGTCAAGGCGGGAGACCTGCTGATCGTGCTCGAGGCGATGAAGATGGAAAACCACATCAACGCCCCGCGCGCGGGAACCGTCTCCAAGGTCGCAGTGAAAGCCGGTCAAAACGTCGAGACCAACTCGGTCCTCGTCGTCATCGCCTGACTCGGAAGGGTCGGGTGGACTCCCGCTGTCAGCGAAGCTCATCCCGCATCTCCGCACGGAGAGCAGACAAGGATGAACGCGCGCAGTATGAACAGAGGCGAGTGAGATGAGAGCAGCAGCAGCAGCTCATTACGATTTCTCGGGGGGAACTCGCAACCCGTATGCGAACCCTCTCTGCCCCGGTCAGAGATCCATGGGTTGGCCATGTTGACTCGCCTGTCGCCTCCGAGGAGAATCGGTCCGTTGTTTCAGTCAAAGACAAACACGATTCTTCACTCCCTATTCCCAAGTACCTAGCGAGAGCAGGGCGCAATGAGCGTGACGCTTGGACCTGTTGCAGGGAGGCCGACTGAAGGCACCCCCTTCTACTCCATCTCAGATCATGCGTTCAACTTCGACCTGAAGGAGATCCCCGAAGGGGCGGGGCATCAAGGTCACGTTGCACTCCTCCTGAACACACTTGGGATAGAGGTGGCGATAGCTAGTTCTCGCTGTCTCTATGTCTCGGGGTACTGCCCTGCCATGGGATGGACGATGACGCGCCTTGCGCCTCCTGCGGCGTCGTTTGGGGCCTTGAGTGCTTCATCTGAATCCAGGCTGGTCTCGGGCACCGGCATGCCCGTTGACTCTGGTCCGTGGATTGAGCGGTTCGACCCCTCTACGGGATGGTTCTGTTCGGGGAGGGAGGAGACGGAGGTCTCGACCGTGGCCGTCGAGTTCGCCACCGACACGCAAGTAGTTCTTCACCAGGGACGTCTCCTCGAAGTATGGATCAGACCAATGAACTGGGAAGAACTGGCCCGGTCGATCGGCGATGCACGTTGACACTCTGCGACGCTCGTCCATTTGCGGGCCACAGCGACGACGTCGCGGCGGAACTCTTCAGGGAACGCTTTGGGCATGTCGGCCTTCCTTCCGGTGAGGACGTATCCTCACACATTGCTGGAGTCAACCGAACCTGGGGCAGTCCCCCCCCCGAGTAATGTAGGGTAACCAGCTCGGTGAACTTCTCGCGCCGGGCCGAGGGTCGCCTCAGGTGCCGGGCAGCGGATCTCCTACTTGCGGGGCCTTGGGGCGTTCGGCTTCTCCCTTTAGCTGAGCAAGCAACGGAGCCGCGAGGGCCTCGCCCACCGCGCGGTGAACGTCGGCAGGCCAGTGGATTCCGTCCGGGTTCAGCCGGTCGGCCGCAGGTTCAATAAACGGCCACGACGCAACTGTCGGGAACCCGTGACGCTTGGCGATCGCGAACTGCAACTGCTCGCGCTCGGCCCTCTTGGGATGGGTGAATCCGTAGTAAGCCGAGTTATGACCTATGGGACCCATCACCACGCCCGCGGCGTTGCGAGCCAAAGCGCGAACCTGGAACAGCAACCCGTCGAACATTCGCAAGAACTCATTGAGCGGAGTGCGCGAGAACCTGCCGCCGCTGATCGCAACCCCCCAGGGGTGTGTGGATTGCAGCAGCACTCGCGCGCGCCGACGAAGCCAAGGAGTCCGCAAGTACGGCACGATCGCCTCCAGGACCGGAGGAACTCCGGCCGGGGCGTTGTCGAAGTTCGCGCAGGCGACCACCACTGCGTCGGCGCCCATCAGGACCTCAAACTGAATGTGGCGGTCCTTGGTAACCATCCGCCAAGCGTCCCGGGTGTCGGCCCCGGGGCGCGCGATCACCGTGGTTTGCACCGGTCGTCCGAGACCGCGCTCAAGCACCTCGGCTATCACGTTCGGATACAGCTCAGGGTCGAAAGGCAACTGCGGGCCGCGATCGGTGGTGAACGCAGTGCTGTCACCGAGCACCACAAGCCGAAGAGGGAGTTCGTTGTTTGTCACTTATCAGCGTCCCATCAGCAAACGAGCGGCCTCTTGCACGCTACCGCCGAAACTCGGATAAACCGAAAACGCCTGCGCGAGTTGCGCAACGGTGAGGCGCACATGCACCGCAACCGACACCGACAAGATGAGGTCACTCGCGTGCGGCGCGACGATCGTTCCGCCGATCACCGTTCCACTCCCGGAAATAGCGACGATCTTGACGAAGCCATCTTCCAGCGAAGACATCTTGGCGCGCGCGTTGGTGGCGAACGGCAACATCACGACCTCGGCGTGCAAGCCGCGCGCGGCGGCCTCAGCCTGCGAGATCCCAACTGTTGCGATCTCAGGATCGGTGAACACCGTCGCGGCGATCTCGTCGCGCGCGAGCGGAGTCACCGCCTGACCAAGGGTGTGCCACATCGCAATCCGACCTTGCATCGCGGCGGTGCTCGCCAACATCACACCTCCGGTGACGTCTCCGGCGGCATAGATATGCGAAACGTTCGTGCGACTGACGCCGTCCACCGGGATTTCACCGCGCGCGCCGACTCGCACGCCGGCATTGCCGAGCGCGAGCGCTGCGGAGTTCGGCGACTGGCCGACCGTGAACAGGGCATGGCTGCCCGTCAGCGCCTGCCCGTCGCCCAGATCTACCTCGACCCCGCCGTCCACGGCGCGCGCGCCGTGCGCACGCGTTTGCTTGAGCAATGTCATCCCCCGCCGACGAAACACCGACTCCAAGACGTCCGCGGCATCGGCATCCTCTCCGGGGAGCATGCGATCTCGAGACGAAACCAGCGTCACGCCTGCGCCCAAACGGTTGAACGCGTGCGCGAACTCCGCGCCGGTTGCGCCGGAACCGACCACGATGAGTGACTCGGGAACCGAATCCAAATCGTAGACCTGCCGCGAGTTCAGGATTCGCACGCCGTCGCACGGGGCGCTCGGCAACTCGTTGGGGCTTGATCCCGTCGCGATCAGCACGACGTCCGCCTCGATCCGTTCCCCCGCCGCCGGACCCTCGGCGACCAACAAAGTGTGTGGATCGATGAAGCGCGCGGTTCCCTGCACCATGCGGACGCCGGCTTCGAGGATCTTGGTTTCGATGTCCCGGCTCTGCGCGCTGGCCAGCCACAGTATCCGCTCAAAGACCTTGTGGAGATTGACATTCAGCTTCGGGGTCTCAGACGTCAGACCAAGACGCGGTGCCGTGCGCATGTACGTCACAACCTCGGCCGTCGAACACAGCGTCTTGGACGGCACGCAGTCCCACAGCACGCAGGCACCGCCGACGCCGGCACTGTCGATCAGCGTGACCTCCGCGCCCAGCTCGGCACCGACCAGCGCAGCCTCGTAGCCGCCCGGCCCTCCTCCGATGATCGCTATTCGAACGGCCATCAGCGTCGCGGCCTGTAGACGCCGAACACGTCGCGCATCACACCGCACACCTCGCCCACCGTCGCCATCCGTCGCAGAGCCTCGCGGATCGGAACCATCAAGTTGTCGGTTCCGTTCGCAGCGTCACGCAAGTTCTGCAACGCCGCCCGGGCGGCTGCGTCGTTGCGGCGCGCGCGCACAGCGCGTACTCGCTCGACTTGCGCCGCTTCCACCGAGGCATCCACCCGCAGCAGTTCCGCGGTCGTCTCCTCTGACTCCTGATACGCGTTTACTCCGACGACGGTGCGCCCGCGCGCCTCGATCGCCATCTGCTCATCGTAGGCAGAGCGCTCGATCTCTTCCTGCATGAACTCGATCGAGCGCACCGCGCCGCCCATGTCCTCTATCCGGCTGAGATAGGCGCGCGCGCGCGCCTCGATCTCTCGCGTCAACGACTCGACATACCACGAGCCGCCCAGCGGATCAGCCGTGTCCACAACTCCGGACTCCGACGCGATGATCTGCTGAGTGCGGAGCGCGATCTTCGCCGCGCGCTCGCTCGGCAACGCCAGCGCCTCATCAAAGGAGTTCGCGTGCAACGACTGCGTCCCGCCCAGCACCGCCGCAAGTGCCTGGATCGCGACCCGCACGATGTTGTTCTCGGGCTGCTGCGCGGTGAGTTGGACCCCGGCCGTCTGCGTGTGGAAACGCAACATCATCGAGCGCGCATCTTCGGCGCCGAATCGATCGCGCATGATCTGGGCCCACAGCGCGCGCGCCGCGCGGAATTTCGCGACTTCTTCCAACAGGCTCGTACGGGCGACGAAGAAGAAGGACAATCGCGGGCCGAATGTGTCCACAGGAAGGCCTGCACCGATGGCCGCCTCGACGTAGGCGATTGCGTCGGCGAGCGTGAAGGCGATCTCCTGCACCGCGGTCGCGCCCTTCTCCGCCATGTGGTAGCCCGAGATAGAGATCGTGTTGAACTTGGGAAGGTGCTCGGCACAGTAGGCAAAGGTGTCGGTGATCAGCCGCATCGACGGCTCGGGGGGATAGATGTAAGTCCCCCGCGCGATGTATTCCTTGAGGATGTCGTTTTGGATCGTGCCCGTCAGAGCGGCTGGATCCACACCCTGCTCCTCTCCGACCAACTGATACAGCATCAGCAAGACCGACGCCGGAGCGTTGATGGTCATCGAGGTGGAAACCTTGTCCAGCGGAATCCCGTCGAACAGCGTTCGCATGTCCTGCAGCGAATCGATCGCGACTCCGACCTTGCCGACCTCACCCTCGGAAACGGCGTCGTCGGAGTCGTATCCCATCTGCGTCGGAAGGTCGAAGGCCACCGACAAGCCGGTCTGGCCGTGGTCGAGCAAATACCGATACCGCGCGTTGGATTCGGCGGCCGTCGCGTACCCCGCGTACTGACGCATCGTCCACACGCGACCGCGATACATGTCGCGGTAGACCCCACGCGCGTACGGGAACTCCCCCGGCGAACCTAGGCCGGCCGCATCGAATTCACCGAGCGTGGCCGGATCGTATATCGGCTCGATCGGAATACCGGAAGGGGTCAAGCGCTCGTTCTCGGACATGGTGGACATCATGCTATATTGCGGCCGGAAGCGGCGCGGCGCGAGGTGCGTCGGGGCTGCTTTTTTCGTGAGAGGGAGGCGTGGAGTGTCTCGACTACTTCCCGAACGCGTTGGCACCGTCTACAAGGGCGGGCAGGGCCAGTGGTCCTGGGCGATTCACCGCATCACCGGTGTCGCCGTCATCGTGTTCCTATTCGTTCACATCGCCGACACAGCACTCGTCGGGTTCGGACCGGAAGTCTTCAACCGGGTTGTCAGCACATACCACAACCCCGTAATTCGCCTGCTCGAAATCGGGCTGGCGGCCGCGGTTCTGTTCCACGCGCTGAACGGCCTACGCATCATCCTGATCGACTTCGTTCCGCGAATGGCGGACTACCACAAGCAGCTATTCCGCGGCGTCGTCGGCCTGTACATCGTGATGATCATCCCGGCCCTGTACTTCATGGGCCGTGGCGTTCTGAGGAGTCTGTGATGGCCGTCACGACGGGATCCAAACGCACGCCGGCGCGCGAGCGCGCATCGAGTTCGACCGAGTTGTGGACGTGGCTGTTCATGCGCGTCTCCGGCCTTGTCTTGGTGTTCCTGGTTCTCGGTCACTTCACCATCGTCCACCTGCTGGACGGCGGAATCGATCGCATCAACTTCAAGTTCGTCGCAGGACGCTGGTCGAACCCACTGTGGCAAACCTGGGACTGGACGATGCTGTCCCTCGGCTTGCTGCACGGGACCAACGGCGTCAAGACGCTCATCAATGAGTACGTGAGCAAGCCCGGCAAGCGCACATTGCTGAAGAGCATCCTCTACGTTCTCACCTTAGTGTTCTTGCTCCTCGGCACGGTCGTGATCGTCGCGTTTGATCCCACGAAGGGAACGGGTTTCTGATGCCGCGCTACCACACCTATGACGCGATCATCATCGGGGCCGGAGGCGCCGGATTGCGTGCGGCGCTCGAGTCGTCGAAGCGAGTGAAGACCGCAGTCATCACCAAGCTCTACCCAACACGCTCACACACCGGCGCAGCACAAGGCGGCGTGTGCGCATCCCTGGCCAACGTCGAAGATGACAACTGGGAATGGCACGCGTACGACACCGTCAAGGGTTCGGACTTCTTGGCCGACCAAGACGCCGTCGACGTGATGTGCCAAGAGGCCTCGCACGCCGTGCTCGAACTTGAGCGCATGGGGCTTCCGTTCAACCGGACGCCCGACGGCAGGATCGACCAGCGGCGGTTCGGCGGCCACACGCGCAACCACGGCGAAGGCCCGGTCAAACGAGCGGCCTACGCGGCCGACCGTACCGGCCACATGATCTTGCAGACGCTGTTCCAGCAGTGCGTGAAACAAGGCGTGGAGTTCTTCAACGAGTTCTACGTTCTGGACGTCGTGATGTCGGGCAAGCAAGTCGCCGGCGTCGTGGCGTACGAGTTGGCAACCGGCGAGTTGCACGTCTTCCACGCAAAGGGCGTGCTGTTCGCGTCCGGCGGATTCGGCAAGATGTGGAAGGTCACGTCGAACGCCCACGCGCTTACCGGGGACGGCCCCGGAGCCGTCCTTCGCCGTGGGCTTCCGTTGGAGGACATGGAGTTCTTCCAGTTCCACCCGACGGGGCTCTACGGCATCGGCATCCTGCTGTCGGAGGCCGCGCGCGGCGAGGGCGGCATCTTGCGAAACGGACTCGGCGAGCGGTTCATGGAGCGTTACGCGCCGACCATCAAGGACTTGGCGCCGCGCGACATGGTCAGCCGTGCGATCTATTTCGAGATCAAGGAAGGCCGCGGGTGCGGTCCGAAGAAGGACCACGTCCTGCTGCACGTCGATCACCTCGACCACAAACTCGTCGAGGAGAAGTTGCCCGATATCACCGAGTTCGCGCGGATCTACCTCGACGTCGAACCGCTGAAAGAGGGCGTGCCGATCCAACCCACGGCGCACTACGCAATGGGCGGGATCCCGACCGACGTCTTCGGGCGCGCGCTGGCCGACGCCAAGAACACGCCCGTTCGGGGGATGTATGCAGCCGGCGAATGCGCGTGCGTGAGTGTTCACGGCGGCAACCGCCTGGGGACGAACTCGCTCCTGGACATCATCGTGTTCGGACGCCGCGGCGGCATCACAATGGCTGAGGAAACCCGGCAGATGGACTTTGCGCCGCTGCCGGCCGATGCACACGAGGCAACCGAGGCTCTGCTGGCCGGGATCCTCGAGCGGCCGCAACAGGAATCGATCGCCGACCTGCGGGCGGAACTGCAGCAGTCTATGGACGACAACTGCGGCGTCTACCGCACCGACGAACTGCTCGGGCAACAGGTGGAGATCATCGCCGAGTTGCAGGACCGCTACGAAAACGCCGGCGTCAAGGACAAGTCGTCGACGTATAACACCGAACTGCTCGAGGCAGTCGAGTTGGGATTCCTTCTCGATCTTGCGCAGGTCACGGTGGCGGCGGCGCACGCCCGCAAGGAATCGCGAGGCGGGCACTACCGCGGCGACTACACGAGCCGAGACGACGTGAAGTGGATGAAGCACTCACTGGCTTGGAAGAACGGGCAGAAGACAAAGCTCGACTACAAGCCGGTCACCGTGACGCGCTACCAGCCCACCGAGCGCAAGTACTGAAGGAGATCACTCGATGACGTGGACCAAGCGGACCGAACCCGTCCGCGCGCAGCGTAAGGGGGTCGCAGCATGAGTGCGGCGATCAACCCGAGCAAGCGGGCGACGTTTAAGATCCTTCGCTTCGACCCGGCGGTGGACTCGAAGCCTCACTGGGAGACCTACACCGTCACGTACGAGGCACTCGACAGAGTGTTCGACGGCCTTCACCAGATCAAGTGGCATCAGGACGGCTCGCTGACGTTCCGCCGTTCCTGTGGTCACGGGATCTGCGGGTCGGACGCGATGCTGATCAACGGCGTCAACCGTCTGGCGTGCAAGGTTCTAATCAAGGACCTCAAGCAACCGATCAAGATTGAGCCCATTCGCGGCCTTCCGGTCGAGAAGGACCTCGTGGTTGACATGGAGCCGTTCTTCGCGGCCTACCGCAAGGTTCTGCCGTTCCTGATCAACAACGACCCCGAACCCGACCGCGAGCGGCTGCAGTCCCCCGCCGATCGCGAGCGCTACGACGACACCACCAAGTGCATCTTGTGCGCCTGCTGCACGACCTCGTGCCCGATCTTCTGGGCCGACGGCGAGTACCAGGGCCCGGCGGCGATCGTCAATGCGCACCGATTCATCTTCGACTCCCGCGACCATGCCGCGGACGACCGAATCGGGATCCTCACCGACGCCGAGGGCGTGTTCAAGTGCCGCACCACCTTCAACTGCACCGACGCCTGCCCGCGCGACATCCACGTCACGCGAGCGATCCAAGAGGTCAAACAGGCGGTCTTGTACTCGAAGGTCTAACGCACACTCACAGAAGAGCCGGCCAATGGCCGGCTCTTCGCTTTGTGGTGACTAGGCGCGCGCGCGCGGAGTGAAGCCGACTTTGGCGTAGACGTCGGCGACGGTTGCGGCAGCGACTTCCTGGGCCTTGCGCGCGCCGATCTCCAGCACGCGCGCCAGTTCCGCGGGATCCGAGGTGAACTCGCGGTAGCGAGCCTGCAGCGGCTCCAGGTGCGCCACGATCGCGTCGGCGAGCCCGGACTTGAAGTCGCCGTAGCCCTTGCCCTCGTACTCGGCCTCGAGTTCGGCGACGGTCTTGCCGGTCACGACCGAGTAGATCGTGAGCAGGTTGGTGATCGCGGGCTTGTCTTCGCGCGCGAGGATCTCGCGCCCGGAGTCGGTGACTGCGATCTTGACCTTCTTGCGCACTACCTCGGGAGGATCGGTGATCTTGATGGTTCCTTGCGGCGACTCGGCCGACTTCGACATCTTCGCCAGCGGGTTCTGCAAGTCTTTGATGCGCGCGCCCACGGTGGGGATGGCGGGTTCGGGCACGACGAAGGTCTCGCCGTAGCGGGAGTTGAAACGCTGCGCGACGTCGCGCGTAAGTTCCAGGTGCTGCTTTTGGTCCTCGCCGATCGGAACGTGATCCGCT
This portion of the Actinomycetota bacterium genome encodes:
- the sdhA gene encoding succinate dehydrogenase flavoprotein subunit; translated protein: MPRYHTYDAIIIGAGGAGLRAALESSKRVKTAVITKLYPTRSHTGAAQGGVCASLANVEDDNWEWHAYDTVKGSDFLADQDAVDVMCQEASHAVLELERMGLPFNRTPDGRIDQRRFGGHTRNHGEGPVKRAAYAADRTGHMILQTLFQQCVKQGVEFFNEFYVLDVVMSGKQVAGVVAYELATGELHVFHAKGVLFASGGFGKMWKVTSNAHALTGDGPGAVLRRGLPLEDMEFFQFHPTGLYGIGILLSEAARGEGGILRNGLGERFMERYAPTIKDLAPRDMVSRAIYFEIKEGRGCGPKKDHVLLHVDHLDHKLVEEKLPDITEFARIYLDVEPLKEGVPIQPTAHYAMGGIPTDVFGRALADAKNTPVRGMYAAGECACVSVHGGNRLGTNSLLDIIVFGRRGGITMAEETRQMDFAPLPADAHEATEALLAGILERPQQESIADLRAELQQSMDDNCGVYRTDELLGQQVEIIAELQDRYENAGVKDKSSTYNTELLEAVELGFLLDLAQVTVAAAHARKESRGGHYRGDYTSRDDVKWMKHSLAWKNGQKTKLDYKPVTVTRYQPTERKY
- the sdhC gene encoding succinate dehydrogenase, cytochrome b556 subunit; protein product: MSRLLPERVGTVYKGGQGQWSWAIHRITGVAVIVFLFVHIADTALVGFGPEVFNRVVSTYHNPVIRLLEIGLAAAVLFHALNGLRIILIDFVPRMADYHKQLFRGVVGLYIVMIIPALYFMGRGVLRSL
- a CDS encoding methylmalonyl-CoA mutase family protein, which codes for MSENERLTPSGIPIEPIYDPATLGEFDAAGLGSPGEFPYARGVYRDMYRGRVWTMRQYAGYATAAESNARYRYLLDHGQTGLSVAFDLPTQMGYDSDDAVSEGEVGKVGVAIDSLQDMRTLFDGIPLDKVSTSMTINAPASVLLMLYQLVGEEQGVDPAALTGTIQNDILKEYIARGTYIYPPEPSMRLITDTFAYCAEHLPKFNTISISGYHMAEKGATAVQEIAFTLADAIAYVEAAIGAGLPVDTFGPRLSFFFVARTSLLEEVAKFRAARALWAQIMRDRFGAEDARSMMLRFHTQTAGVQLTAQQPENNIVRVAIQALAAVLGGTQSLHANSFDEALALPSERAAKIALRTQQIIASESGVVDTADPLGGSWYVESLTREIEARARAYLSRIEDMGGAVRSIEFMQEEIERSAYDEQMAIEARGRTVVGVNAYQESEETTAELLRVDASVEAAQVERVRAVRARRNDAAARAALQNLRDAANGTDNLMVPIREALRRMATVGEVCGVMRDVFGVYRPRR
- a CDS encoding succinate dehydrogenase iron-sulfur subunit, whose amino-acid sequence is MSAAINPSKRATFKILRFDPAVDSKPHWETYTVTYEALDRVFDGLHQIKWHQDGSLTFRRSCGHGICGSDAMLINGVNRLACKVLIKDLKQPIKIEPIRGLPVEKDLVVDMEPFFAAYRKVLPFLINNDPEPDRERLQSPADRERYDDTTKCILCACCTTSCPIFWADGEYQGPAAIVNAHRFIFDSRDHAADDRIGILTDAEGVFKCRTTFNCTDACPRDIHVTRAIQEVKQAVLYSKV
- the trpS gene encoding tryptophan--tRNA ligase; the encoded protein is MTRILSGVQPTGDIHMGNYIGALRQFVAAQHENDCFFCIVDMHAITLPQDPDELRRATLDLAAVYLAVGIDPEKATLFVQSHVHEHAELAWVLGCFAMFGEMRRMTQFKDKSAKQKEASIGFGLFAYPVLMASDILLYQADHVPIGEDQKQHLELTRDVAQRFNSRYGETFVVPEPAIPTVGARIKDLQNPLAKMSKSAESPQGTIKITDPPEVVRKKVKIAVTDSGREILAREDKPAITNLLTIYSVVTGKTVAELEAEYEGKGYGDFKSGLADAIVAHLEPLQARYREFTSDPAELARVLEIGARKAQEVAAATVADVYAKVGFTPRARA
- a CDS encoding NAD(P)H-quinone dehydrogenase, translated to MAVRIAIIGGGPGGYEAALVGAELGAEVTLIDSAGVGGACVLWDCVPSKTLCSTAEVVTYMRTAPRLGLTSETPKLNVNLHKVFERILWLASAQSRDIETKILEAGVRMVQGTARFIDPHTLLVAEGPAAGERIEADVVLIATGSSPNELPSAPCDGVRILNSRQVYDLDSVPESLIVVGSGATGAEFAHAFNRLGAGVTLVSSRDRMLPGEDADAADVLESVFRRRGMTLLKQTRAHGARAVDGGVEVDLGDGQALTGSHALFTVGQSPNSAALALGNAGVRVGARGEIPVDGVSRTNVSHIYAAGDVTGGVMLASTAAMQGRIAMWHTLGQAVTPLARDEIAATVFTDPEIATVGISQAEAAARGLHAEVVMLPFATNARAKMSSLEDGFVKIVAISGSGTVIGGTIVAPHASDLILSVSVAVHVRLTVAQLAQAFSVYPSFGGSVQEAARLLMGR
- a CDS encoding succinate dehydrogenase hydrophobic membrane anchor subunit; amino-acid sequence: MAVTTGSKRTPARERASSSTELWTWLFMRVSGLVLVFLVLGHFTIVHLLDGGIDRINFKFVAGRWSNPLWQTWDWTMLSLGLLHGTNGVKTLINEYVSKPGKRTLLKSILYVLTLVFLLLGTVVIVAFDPTKGTGF